A stretch of the Deltaproteobacteria bacterium genome encodes the following:
- a CDS encoding enoyl-CoA hydratase/isomerase family protein, which translates to MSPVLDPASLVAALADPAASERFSVLTGDALVCVDLAGADGGASAAALRAAAARLGELPALSVGVGAAESPAARALAPALDVLLGRDDEAELGVISGTIAAAPLASLGLAQLLRASLARTIYEGLVAESLVYSTLQSGPEFRAWLAAHVRKEREPSREPAVLVVREGARLSLRLNRPEKRNAFSAAMRDALCEALRFALHDPEIGAIELSGAGAAFCSGGDLDEFGTLPDPATAHAIRSTRNAALLLSQCAARTTARVHGACVGAGIELPAYCARVVARADARFVLPELGMGLVPGAGGTVSLPRRIGRQRTAQLALTRAPLGAERALAWGLVDEIAK; encoded by the coding sequence GTGTCGCCCGTGCTCGATCCCGCCTCGCTCGTCGCTGCGCTCGCGGACCCCGCGGCGTCCGAGCGCTTCTCGGTGCTGACCGGCGATGCGCTGGTGTGCGTCGACCTCGCGGGGGCCGACGGCGGCGCGAGCGCGGCGGCGCTGCGCGCGGCGGCCGCGCGGCTCGGCGAGCTGCCCGCGCTGAGCGTCGGCGTCGGCGCCGCCGAGTCTCCGGCCGCGCGTGCGCTCGCACCGGCGCTCGACGTCTTGTTAGGGCGAGACGACGAGGCGGAGCTCGGAGTGATCTCGGGCACGATCGCGGCGGCGCCGCTCGCGAGCCTCGGGCTGGCGCAGCTGCTGCGCGCAAGCCTCGCGCGCACGATCTACGAAGGGCTCGTCGCCGAGTCGCTCGTCTACTCCACGCTGCAGAGCGGCCCCGAGTTCCGCGCGTGGCTGGCGGCGCACGTGCGCAAGGAGCGCGAGCCCTCGCGCGAGCCGGCGGTGCTCGTGGTGCGCGAGGGTGCGCGGCTCTCGCTGCGCCTGAACCGCCCCGAGAAGCGCAACGCGTTCTCTGCGGCGATGCGCGACGCGCTCTGCGAGGCGCTGCGTTTCGCGCTGCACGATCCGGAGATCGGCGCGATCGAGTTATCAGGCGCCGGCGCCGCCTTCTGCAGCGGCGGCGATCTCGACGAGTTCGGCACGCTGCCCGATCCGGCGACGGCGCACGCGATCCGGTCGACACGCAACGCTGCGCTGCTGCTCTCGCAGTGCGCGGCGCGCACGACGGCGCGCGTGCATGGCGCATGCGTCGGCGCAGGGATCGAGCTGCCCGCGTACTGCGCGCGCGTCGTTGCCCGTGCAGACGCACGCTTCGTGCTCCCCGAGCTCGGCATGGGGCTCGTGCCGGGCGCAGGCGGAACGGTGAGCCTGCCGCGCCGCATCGGGCGCCAGCGCACGGCGCAGCTCGCGCTCACGCGCGCACCGCTCGGCGCCGAGCGCGCGCTCGCGTGGGGGCTCGTGGACGAGATCGCGAAGTGA
- a CDS encoding amidohydrolase, producing MAATLDEIRRDPTRTPNNLWRRETPGAAGWPRSVRPGASNKYFMFSADCHAVEPSNFLHEIEPEYRARIPHVEVRDDGSEWMITEGNRPQRVKPPRREASAQDEASQGLAAAVRGARMDEEDVLRNATGRTVASRLADHDADGIEVELMFPNKGLLCWASPDAVFAMAMCRQWNRWAQQFCGEHMLGGAPRILPAALLACGDQAGTMREIRWAADAGFRAVCLGNSVKYGPKHFGELEYNDPSFEPMWSLLEETGLVVTFHVSTGRDPRAVGGNGGAIINYVCHSMETTLEPLVQMIASGVFERHPKLRAGLVESGIGFVPWLIETLDYAAKAHHFWVRPTLKELPSTYFRNNCFATFQDDAAGLRYAEELDLTRNLIWANDYPHHEGSWPHSAQVIERTMSHLRDESRARILGENAARLFGLEPKRYGR from the coding sequence ATGGCCGCCACGCTCGACGAGATTCGCCGCGACCCGACGCGCACCCCCAACAACTTGTGGCGACGCGAGACGCCCGGCGCTGCGGGCTGGCCACGCAGCGTCCGGCCCGGAGCGTCCAACAAGTACTTCATGTTCTCGGCCGACTGTCACGCGGTCGAGCCGAGCAACTTTCTGCACGAGATCGAGCCGGAGTACCGCGCGCGCATTCCGCACGTCGAAGTTCGCGACGACGGCTCGGAGTGGATGATCACGGAGGGCAACCGCCCGCAGCGCGTGAAGCCGCCGAGGCGCGAGGCCAGCGCGCAGGACGAAGCGAGCCAGGGCCTCGCCGCGGCTGTGCGCGGCGCGCGCATGGACGAGGAGGACGTGCTGCGCAACGCGACGGGCCGCACGGTCGCGTCGCGCCTCGCCGACCACGACGCCGACGGCATCGAAGTCGAGCTGATGTTCCCGAACAAGGGCCTCTTGTGCTGGGCTTCGCCCGACGCGGTGTTCGCGATGGCGATGTGCCGGCAGTGGAACCGCTGGGCGCAGCAGTTCTGCGGCGAGCACATGCTCGGCGGCGCGCCGCGCATCCTGCCGGCCGCGCTGCTCGCTTGTGGCGATCAGGCCGGCACGATGCGCGAGATCCGCTGGGCCGCGGACGCCGGCTTCCGCGCCGTCTGCCTCGGCAACTCGGTGAAGTACGGGCCGAAGCACTTCGGCGAGCTCGAGTACAACGATCCGAGCTTCGAGCCGATGTGGTCGCTGCTCGAAGAGACCGGCCTCGTCGTCACTTTCCACGTCTCGACGGGCCGCGATCCGCGCGCCGTCGGTGGCAACGGCGGCGCGATCATCAACTACGTCTGCCACTCGATGGAGACGACGCTCGAGCCGCTCGTGCAGATGATCGCGTCCGGCGTGTTCGAGCGGCACCCGAAGCTGCGCGCGGGCCTCGTCGAGAGCGGCATCGGCTTCGTGCCCTGGCTGATCGAGACGCTCGACTACGCCGCGAAGGCGCACCACTTCTGGGTGCGCCCCACGCTGAAGGAGCTGCCGAGCACGTACTTCCGTAACAACTGCTTCGCCACGTTCCAGGACGACGCCGCGGGCCTGCGTTACGCCGAAGAGCTCGATCTCACGCGCAACCTGATCTGGGCGAACGACTACCCGCACCACGAGGGCTCGTGGCCGCACAGCGCACAGGTGATCGAGCGGACCATGTCGCACCTGCGCGACGAGTCGCGCGCGCGAATCCTCGGCGAGAACGCGGCGAGGCTGTTCGGGCTGGAGCCGAAGCGCTACGGGCGCTGA
- a CDS encoding retropepsin-like domain-containing protein translates to MKRRSLRAAVLLVLAASSSTLPQRATRQRIRSAFGGNAVVASEPELDVELFGAKVTLRDTPALDHPDTPLQLGAQFLEPFVVQLDYPNGRMRLLPRSALDLRKHANVKMRAAEGSCRRGPRQDLGRDMTGNSGDFTREAFSSSAPTSETPCLPTVQVTFPGNEKTWLLLDTGAAGPIVVSRSLAKREGWLDASRKSTTESHDVFGKRAQLELLVLTSVKLGGFELADVPVAVPAEGERLLSGQENWGRVTTGSHVTRGARASGRLGYDALRHFVVTIDFDRELMQIAQPAKEAAP, encoded by the coding sequence ATGAAGCGAAGGTCGCTGCGGGCCGCCGTGTTGTTGGTACTCGCCGCCTCGTCCTCGACGCTCCCGCAGCGAGCGACGCGCCAGCGCATTCGCAGCGCGTTCGGGGGCAACGCCGTCGTCGCGAGCGAGCCGGAGCTCGACGTCGAGCTGTTCGGCGCGAAGGTCACGCTGCGCGACACACCGGCGCTCGACCACCCCGACACGCCGCTTCAACTCGGCGCGCAGTTCCTCGAGCCCTTCGTCGTGCAGCTCGACTATCCGAACGGGCGCATGCGGCTGCTGCCGCGCTCCGCACTCGACCTGCGCAAGCACGCCAACGTGAAGATGCGCGCGGCGGAGGGCAGCTGCCGGCGCGGGCCGCGCCAGGACCTGGGACGCGACATGACGGGCAACTCGGGGGACTTCACGCGCGAGGCGTTCTCGTCGTCGGCGCCGACGAGCGAGACGCCGTGCCTTCCCACCGTGCAGGTGACTTTCCCCGGCAACGAGAAGACTTGGCTCCTGCTCGACACGGGAGCCGCCGGCCCGATCGTCGTGAGCCGTTCGCTCGCGAAGCGGGAGGGTTGGCTCGACGCGAGTCGCAAGAGCACGACGGAGAGCCACGACGTGTTCGGGAAGCGCGCGCAGCTCGAGCTGCTCGTGCTGACGTCCGTGAAGCTCGGCGGCTTCGAGCTCGCCGACGTGCCGGTCGCGGTGCCCGCCGAGGGTGAGCGGCTGCTCAGCGGGCAAGAGAACTGGGGCCGCGTCACGACCGGCTCACACGTGACGCGCGGCGCGCGCGCGAGCGGGCGGCTCGGCTACGACGCGCTGCGCCACTTCGTGGTGACGATCGACTTCGATCGCGAGCTGATGCAGATCGCGCAGCCGGCGAAGGAGGCCGCTCCGTGA